A genomic window from Mustela erminea isolate mMusErm1 chromosome 16, mMusErm1.Pri, whole genome shotgun sequence includes:
- the LRRC24 gene encoding leucine-rich repeat-containing protein 24 isoform X2, which translates to MATGAPILLLLWLLWFPDLPPGAAGCPAACRCYSATVECGALRLRVVPPGIPPGTQTLFLQDNSIARLEPGVLAPLAALRRLYLHNNSLRALEPGAFRAQPRLLELALTGNRLRGLRVGAFAGLGQLRALYLAGNQLVQLLDFTFLHLPRLQELHLQENNIELLEDQALAGLSSLALLDLSRNQLGTISREALQPLASLQVLRLTENPWRCDCALHWLGAWIKEGGQRLLSSRDKKITCAEPPRLALQSLLDISGSSLICIPPSVHVEPLEATASLGEDLRVACQASGYPQPLVTWRKVAQPREGQPRAQVRPEGGAPRAGGPGAPDTGSGMLFLSNITLAHAGKYECEASNAGGAARVPFRLLVNLSQQQPRPRAPPPPPPAGPAGHEPLQEAGSMAFRALGLATQTAVAAAIALLALTALLLAALICRRRRKRKKAPGPPGEGALFVNDYSDGPCSFAQLEELRGERGHEMFVIDRSKPLFAEGPTEAADGAATGPGPGLPLQPPAAYEIHC; encoded by the exons ATGGCCACGGGGGCGCCCATACTGCTGCTGCTATGGCTGCTGTGGTTCCCTGACCTCCCGCCCGGCGCTGCCGGCTGCCCGGCCGCCTGCCGCTGCTACAGCGCCACGGTGGAGTGCGGCGCCCTGCGGCTGCGCGTCGTCCCGCCCGGAATTCCACCCGGGACGCAG ACGCTGTTCCTGCAGGACAACAGCATCGCGCGCCTGGAACCGGGCGTACTGGCACCTCTCGCAGCCCTGCGCCGACTCTACCTGCACAATAACAGCCTGCGCGCCCTGGAGCCCGGCGCCTTCCGCGCGCAGCCACGCCTGCTCGAGCTCGCGCTCACCGGCAACCGGCTGCGCGGCCTGCGCGTCGGCGCCTTCGCCGGCCTGGGCCAGCTGCGCGCGCTCTACCTGGCGGGCAACCAGCTGGTGCAGCTGCTGGATTTCACCTTCCTGCACCTCCCG CGACTGCAGGAGCTGCACCTGCAGGAAAACAACATCGAGCTGCTGGAGGACCAGGCCCTGGCGGGGCTCTCCTCACTCGCACTGCTGGACCTCAGCAGGAATCAGCTGGGCACCATCAGCCGTGAGGCCCTACAGCCCCTGGCCAGCCTGCAAGTCCTTCGCCTCACAG AGAACCCATGGCGCTGCGACTGCGCCCTGCACTGGCTGGGAGCCTGGATCAAGGAGGGGGGCCAGCGGCTGCTCAGCTCCAGGGACAAGAAGATCACGTGCGCGGAGCCCCCGCGCCTGGCCCTCCAGAGTCTCCTGGACATATCCGGCAGCAGCCTCATCTGCATCCCGCCCTCCGTGCACGTGGAGCCGCTGGAGGCGACGGCCAGCCTGGGGGAGGACCTGCGCGTGGCCTGCCAGGCTTCCGGCTACCCGCAGCCCCTGGTGACCTGGAGGAAGGTGGCCCAGCCCCGCGAAGGGCAGCCGCGGGCTCAGGTGCGGCCGGAAGGCGGGGCGCCGCGCGCAGGCGGGCCCGGCGCCCCCGACACGGGCAGCGGCATGCTCTTCCTCAGCAACATCACCCTGGCGCACGCCGGCAAGTACGAGTGCGAGGCCTCCAACGCCGGCGGCGCCGCCCGCGTGCCCTTCCGGCTGCTGGTCAACCTGTCGCAGCAGCAGCCGCGGCCGcgcgcgcccccgccgcccccgcccgccggccccgccgGCCACGAGCCCCTGCAGGAGGCGGGCAGCATGGCCTTCCGCGCGCTGGGCCTGGCCACGCAGACGGCCGTCGCCGCGGCCATCGCGCTGCTGGCGCTCACGGCGCTGCTGCTGGCCGCCCTGATCTGCCGCCGGCGGCGCAAGCGGAAAAAGGCGCCGGGGCCGCCGGGCGAGGGCGCGCTGTTCGTCAACGACTACTCGGACGGGCCCTGCAGCTTCGCGCAGCTCGAGGAGCTCCGCGGCGAGCGAGGCCACGAGATGTTCGTCATCGACCGCTCCAAGCCGCTCTTCGCCGAGGGCCCGACGGAGGCGGCGGACGGCGCGGCcaccgggccggggccggggctgccGCTGCAGCCGCCCGCCGCCTACGAGATTCACTGCTGA
- the LRRC24 gene encoding leucine-rich repeat-containing protein 24 isoform X1 — translation MSFSGPHVLGAGLPPCVSGGPSHPGWTIRKPFRRLQLRGPRPVPREMATGAPILLLLWLLWFPDLPPGAAGCPAACRCYSATVECGALRLRVVPPGIPPGTQTLFLQDNSIARLEPGVLAPLAALRRLYLHNNSLRALEPGAFRAQPRLLELALTGNRLRGLRVGAFAGLGQLRALYLAGNQLVQLLDFTFLHLPRLQELHLQENNIELLEDQALAGLSSLALLDLSRNQLGTISREALQPLASLQVLRLTENPWRCDCALHWLGAWIKEGGQRLLSSRDKKITCAEPPRLALQSLLDISGSSLICIPPSVHVEPLEATASLGEDLRVACQASGYPQPLVTWRKVAQPREGQPRAQVRPEGGAPRAGGPGAPDTGSGMLFLSNITLAHAGKYECEASNAGGAARVPFRLLVNLSQQQPRPRAPPPPPPAGPAGHEPLQEAGSMAFRALGLATQTAVAAAIALLALTALLLAALICRRRRKRKKAPGPPGEGALFVNDYSDGPCSFAQLEELRGERGHEMFVIDRSKPLFAEGPTEAADGAATGPGPGLPLQPPAAYEIHC, via the exons ATGTCCTTCTCTGGCCCTCACGTGTTAGGGGCAGGCCTGCCGCCCTGTGTTTCAGGAGGCCCATCACATCCGGGGTGGACTATAAGGAAGCCCTTCAGGAGGCTGCAGCTTCGTGGCCCGCGGCCGGTCCCGCGGGAGATGGCCACGGGGGCGCCCATACTGCTGCTGCTATGGCTGCTGTGGTTCCCTGACCTCCCGCCCGGCGCTGCCGGCTGCCCGGCCGCCTGCCGCTGCTACAGCGCCACGGTGGAGTGCGGCGCCCTGCGGCTGCGCGTCGTCCCGCCCGGAATTCCACCCGGGACGCAG ACGCTGTTCCTGCAGGACAACAGCATCGCGCGCCTGGAACCGGGCGTACTGGCACCTCTCGCAGCCCTGCGCCGACTCTACCTGCACAATAACAGCCTGCGCGCCCTGGAGCCCGGCGCCTTCCGCGCGCAGCCACGCCTGCTCGAGCTCGCGCTCACCGGCAACCGGCTGCGCGGCCTGCGCGTCGGCGCCTTCGCCGGCCTGGGCCAGCTGCGCGCGCTCTACCTGGCGGGCAACCAGCTGGTGCAGCTGCTGGATTTCACCTTCCTGCACCTCCCG CGACTGCAGGAGCTGCACCTGCAGGAAAACAACATCGAGCTGCTGGAGGACCAGGCCCTGGCGGGGCTCTCCTCACTCGCACTGCTGGACCTCAGCAGGAATCAGCTGGGCACCATCAGCCGTGAGGCCCTACAGCCCCTGGCCAGCCTGCAAGTCCTTCGCCTCACAG AGAACCCATGGCGCTGCGACTGCGCCCTGCACTGGCTGGGAGCCTGGATCAAGGAGGGGGGCCAGCGGCTGCTCAGCTCCAGGGACAAGAAGATCACGTGCGCGGAGCCCCCGCGCCTGGCCCTCCAGAGTCTCCTGGACATATCCGGCAGCAGCCTCATCTGCATCCCGCCCTCCGTGCACGTGGAGCCGCTGGAGGCGACGGCCAGCCTGGGGGAGGACCTGCGCGTGGCCTGCCAGGCTTCCGGCTACCCGCAGCCCCTGGTGACCTGGAGGAAGGTGGCCCAGCCCCGCGAAGGGCAGCCGCGGGCTCAGGTGCGGCCGGAAGGCGGGGCGCCGCGCGCAGGCGGGCCCGGCGCCCCCGACACGGGCAGCGGCATGCTCTTCCTCAGCAACATCACCCTGGCGCACGCCGGCAAGTACGAGTGCGAGGCCTCCAACGCCGGCGGCGCCGCCCGCGTGCCCTTCCGGCTGCTGGTCAACCTGTCGCAGCAGCAGCCGCGGCCGcgcgcgcccccgccgcccccgcccgccggccccgccgGCCACGAGCCCCTGCAGGAGGCGGGCAGCATGGCCTTCCGCGCGCTGGGCCTGGCCACGCAGACGGCCGTCGCCGCGGCCATCGCGCTGCTGGCGCTCACGGCGCTGCTGCTGGCCGCCCTGATCTGCCGCCGGCGGCGCAAGCGGAAAAAGGCGCCGGGGCCGCCGGGCGAGGGCGCGCTGTTCGTCAACGACTACTCGGACGGGCCCTGCAGCTTCGCGCAGCTCGAGGAGCTCCGCGGCGAGCGAGGCCACGAGATGTTCGTCATCGACCGCTCCAAGCCGCTCTTCGCCGAGGGCCCGACGGAGGCGGCGGACGGCGCGGCcaccgggccggggccggggctgccGCTGCAGCCGCCCGCCGCCTACGAGATTCACTGCTGA